The Coffea arabica cultivar ET-39 chromosome 6e, Coffea Arabica ET-39 HiFi, whole genome shotgun sequence genome contains the following window.
TGAGGTCTCAGAGGTAGTTTCTAGTGCTGAGGAGGATCCaaaggaggatccggaggaggatcctgatAAAGGGAATCCATCTGATGGTCCCGTTGAGAACTAGGCATAGTTAACCACCCTTTTGACTTGTAACCCTTAAACAATGGTTGGGATGGTGCTAACTCCTGggccattgtatttttgtaATTGTATGGCTCGCTTTTGTGATGTTGCACTTCTTTTGAATGTAAAGGACTGGCTGCACCTGGTAGCACctttgtgctatatttttgtaaaatccCAACGAAATGCTAATTGTAggaatttcaaaaattaatgtATGCGTTAGTTGTGGTTATTTTATCGCTCTCAAGTTGATCTTCATTTTACATAATTTTTCTGCGTCGTTCTTTAATTTTACATAAATTTCTGCATACTTACTTCTCTTTCTTGCATTAGGCTAGGTATGGATCATCGTGGTAGAGGTCGAGACCGAAGTCGAGGTCGAGGTCGAGGGAGACGGGTTGAACCCCTCCGTGATCAAGGGAGCGATAGAGCGTCTGAGGTGAACCAAAATCGTGGACCCGAGGGCGGGGGCGGAGATCAAATGGTCACCGCTATTAATAGGATAACTGAAGTATTAGAGCATTTGGCGGACCGTCAAGGTCCTGGATTAGCGCAACAACAACCTGGAGGGCAGGTAGATACAGAAGATAGGGCCTTGGAAAGGTTCCTGAAGTTTGGGCTGCCTAAGTTTCAAGGTGAGCCAGAGCCTGAGATAGTTGAGGGATGGTGGGAGAGAATATCTGATATTTTTGCCACCCTGGATTACACTGAGGGGCGAAAGGTGACCTTTGCGtcatttcaatttgagggagttgCACGGTCATGGTGGAATCTAATTAAGGCTAAGTGGGATAGAGACCGTACCCCTAGTACTTGGGCAAACTTCACCTGTGAGTTTAATGCCAAATTCCTTCTACCCCTagtccaagagaaaagggaagatGACTTTATTAAGTGCAAACAAGGGGCCATGAGTGTAGCAGAGTATGAGACCAACTTCACTAAATTAGCTCGTTATACCCCTGACCTTGTGGCCACGGAGCAGAGACGCATTAAGAGATTTGTGCAAGTGCTCAATGTAGAGATTCAAGAGGGGCTAGCAACTCCTCAAATTAGCACTTATAGTGACGCCGTGGAGAAAGCTCAGAGGTTTGAGACGGTTAGAGCCCAATCTAAGTCATTCTTTGCTAGAAAAAGGAATGCCCCTAGTAGTCGTAGGGACCCAGTTTCGGCAAGTGCCTCACCACTTAAGATGGGTAGAGGAACTGGGGTAGTGAACATCCCTAGTGCTTTGAGAGGTGCTTTAGCAAGGGTTGCTAGAACTAGAGGTTCTGGGGCGAGAGGTTCTGGAATGAGAGGAGGTCAAAGTGGAAGGGGACCCCCTAGGAGTGCTCCGCGCGTTGAACAAGTGTCAACCCCTCAAATaacctgtggatactgtggaaaagcCAATCATACCGCAAATGAGTATGGGAGAAAGGAGGGCAAGTGCCTCAGGTGTGGAAGTGCTGAGCACCAAATTGCTAATTGTCCTAAGATTTTCGAGAATGGGGAAAGCCAAGGAGGTGCCACAAGTTCTAGGCAAACTGCTTCTGGAGGGAGTCGGCCAAAGGTTCCGGCCAGGGTTTACGCCCTAGATAGTCAACCTGTACCTGACCCTTCGGAGGTAGTCGAAGGTACATTTCCAATTTTTCACCGAttagctaaggttttaattgatcctggtgcgaCCCATTCATTTGTTAATCCTACTTTTATGTGTGGAATTGATGTAAAGACTGTACGATTACCCTATGATTTGGAGGTTAGGACTCCTACGAGTAACAAGAGCATACTCACTAGCTTAGTTTATCAGGAGTGTGAATTCTGGATTGGGGAAAGAAAAATGCTAGTTGACTTGGTGAGTTTGGAccttaaggggtatgatgtgattatAGGAATTGACTTTTTGTCTTACCACCATGCTAAGCTAGATTGTAGAGTTAAAGTGGTGGACTTTTGCATCCCAGGTGAGGCAACTCTTAAGTTAGATGTAAAGGGTAGATTAGTTTCGTCTGCTTTGATTTCAGGGATTCGAACTAGGAAAATGCTTTACAAGGGAGCCCAGAATTTCTTAGCTTTCTTAATTAACGGCCCTAGTGACCAAGTGAAATTAGACGATGTGCCAATCGTGCGAGACTTTCCTGATGTCTTCCCTGAAGAATTAACATCTTTACCACCTGAAAGGgagatagagtttaagattgacTTGGTACCAGGAGTAGTTCCAATTTCTAAGACTCCTTATAGAATGGCTCCTGCGGAATTGAAAGAACTAAAGATCCAGTTACAGGACCTGCTAGAAAGAGGTTTTATTAAGAAAAGTGACTCACCGTGGGGAGgtccagttttgtttgtaaagaaaaaggatggaagtttgagactgtgcattgactatcgaggtttaaatgaggtgactattaagaataaataccctttGCCCTTGATTGATggattatttgaccaattgcaaggatCAGTAGTATACTCTAAGTTAGATTTGAGACAAGAGTACTATCAATTGAAGATTAAAAAGGAAGACATACctaaaactgctttcaattctagatatgggcactttgagtttgcagtgatgccctttgggttgaccaatgccccggctgctttcatggatttaatgcagagAATCTTTAAGAAATATCTAGACCAATTTGTAGTGGTATTCATAGATGACATTCTAGTATATTCTAAGACCCGAGAGGATCATGCCAAGCACTTGGAGATAGTTTTACAAGTGTTGAGAGAACATAAGCTTTACGCTAAGTTCAGtaagtgcgaattttggctggaagaaatttcttttttgggtCATAGAATCTCTAAGAATGGAATCGCTATGGATCCAACTAAAGTGGAGGCAGTTACTTTATGGAAACAACCAGAGAATCCAACTGAAATTAGAAGTTTCTTGGGATTGGCAGGTTATTACCGTCGTTTTATAAAAGATTTCTCAAAAATTGCTGGGCCAATGACGGAGTTAACTAAGAAAAACCATAAGTTCATTTGGAGCCCAAAATGTGAAACgagttttcaagagttgaagAGGCGTTTGACTACGGTTCCAGTGTTAGCCTTACCTGAGGGAGTTGATGGGTATGTGGTGTATTCTGATGCTTCTAAAGAAGGGTTAGgctgtgttttaatgcaaaaggaAAAAGTTGTAGCCTATGCTTCTAGGAAATTAAAACCCCATGAGATGAATTACCCGACCCATGACCTAAAGTTGGCTGCTGTTATTTTTGCTTTGAAAAAGTAGAGACATTACTTGTATGGGGTAACATTTGACGTATTCACAGAccataagagccttaagtatctgTTTTCACAAAAGAAGTTAAACCTGAGGCAGAGGTGATGGGTAGAATTCCTTGAGGATTATGATTGCTCAATCAATTATCACCCTGGGAAAGAAAATGTGATTGCAGATGCACTAAGTAGGAGGGTTCAAGTAGCGGGTCTAATGGTGAGAGAATGGGATATGTTAGAAAAAGCGAGTGGTTGGAATTCTCGTTTAGAAAAGTTGAAAATTCTGTTTGGAAATCTATCCTTAAAGTCCCCTTTGTTAGAAAGAATTAAGGAGGTTCAAGGGAAGGATCCAGTAGTACAgggttattttgagaaaatgagAAAGGGGGAAACCCTAGATTTTAAACTAGGACCTGGAGGCATCTTGAGATTTAGGGATCGAATAGTGGTACCTAATGAAGAGGATTTTAAGAGAGAAATTTTAGAGGAGTCACATCGGTTTAAGTATACTATTCACGCTGGAGTTAGCAAAATGTATCAAGATGTGAAAGGGCTTTATTGGTGGGATGGTTTAAAAAGGGATGTGGCGAAATTTGTGCAAACTTGTCTAGTGTGTCAGCAGGTTAAGGCTGAACATCAAAAGCCTTctggtctgttacaacccttagAAATCCCTGAGTGAAAATGGGAacatattaccatggattttgtgatGGGTTTACCTAGAAATCAAAAGGGGCATGATGcagtttgggtgatagtggataggcTTACTAAATCTACACATTTCTTACCTGTGAAAATGAGTTACTCTTTAGAGAAACTAGccaagttgtacacagaagaAATTATGAGATTACATGGTATTCCTGTAAGTATTGTCTCCGATCGAGACCCTAGATTCGTTTCCCacttttggcagaaatttcaggaaactttggggactaaattgaaaTTGAGCACTGCATATCATCCTCAGACAGATGGGCAATCGGAGAGGACAATGCAAACCCTAGAGGATATGTTAAGATCCTGTATATTAGATTTCGGAGGGAGTTGGAGCCAGTACATGACGTTGGTagagtttgcttataataacAGTTATCAGGCttcaatccaaatggcaccgtatgaaGCGCTTTATGGTAGAaggtgtcgatctccgattcattgggatgaaataggagaGAAGAGAGTTTTAGATCCGACAGCTATCCCATGGATCGAAGAAGCTTACGAGAAGGTTAAGCTGGTTAGGGAGAGACTTTAGACCGCTCAAAGTCGTCAGAAGAGTTACGCGGACAATCGAAAAAAAAACTTGGAATTTGAAGTAGGAGACAAAGTCTTTCTAAGAGTTAAACCTATGAAAGGAGGGGTAGTATCCAAGAAGGGAAAGAAATTAAAGCCGAGGTACATTGGACCCTTTGAAATTCTCAAACGAATTGGAAAAGTGGCTTATCAGCTGGATTTACCTCCAAGTATGAGCAAGATCCATAATGTCTTCCACGTATCTATACTTAAGGAATATCATCCTGACCCAAGTCATGTGATTCAATTGGATAAAGTTGATGTAGACGAATCTTTGACATATGAAGAGCGACCAGCTAAGATTTTggatcgagaaattaaggaattGAGGAATAAGCAGATTGCCTTAGTCAAGGTCTTATGGAAAAATCATGACGTCGAGGAGGCAACTTGGGAGGTAGAGAAGGACATGAAAGACCAGTACCCAGAGTTATTCGTCTGAACAGGTAAAAATTTTGAGgataaaattcttttaaggggggaaggatgtgaggatctcaaaattttattaatttctgaaaaattaaatcaaaaatatcATCTGAATAttgaatttattaaataatatgtatttGTATTTAAATATTGTTGTGTTacttatataaatgttatattttaaataaaaggaattttaaaaatttaattgaCGTTTCGCGTTCGGCTAAGCATTAAGTTGGATTTTCGCGCACCAACGCGCAATGTAGCTCTAAGTTGAACTGTAGGATATGTAGaggttataaaaatgtataattaaGTTGAGGAAATGCTAGATGAGGAATTCCCACCATTATTGGCATGCCCAAAAGGTCAACTAGCCTACTCACTAGATTACCCCGATTTTCCTCCCATCTTGTCAACAGCTACCCACCCTTTTCTTTCCCTCCAAGCTCCCGATCCTCTGGTGCAAGAAGAAGCAGAAGCCGCTACCATTCCAAGCTTCCAACAGCCTTCCATCTTCAGCCATTCACACCCCAatcttcaagcttccatttccaGCTTCCACCCCCATTCCTTGCTGCTGTCTCGATCGAGCAAGGAAAAGGAGGATCGCAGCTCCTCCTGCTGCTGGAGTTGTGTCGGACCAGGGGAGAAGGAGAAACTAGctgccatttttctttcctccaaCCACAGACCCTTCCAAGCTGACCCTCTGTGGTTCTAGGAGAAACTTGAGGAACTAGAAAATACCTTTAGCTAGTAAACAACCTGCTTGAAGGTAACAAACTCCAGCTTAACCccttagccaaaaaaaaaaaaaaagaatttcagaTTTTAGAAGCTTTTGTTCTTGAAATTTCTAGCTTGTGTTGATAAAATTATTGGGTGGCTGATCCTCTAAGCTAATGATGGATGAAGCTAGAGgtgatttatgtatttatatgtGTGTTTTGCTGAAGTTAgaggttgagaaaattttgaaagaatggAAAGAAATGCTGGCCGAATGGGAAGgcaaaaattccagctttgttgCCGCTTATCTTCCTGCTATTTTTGCTTAAGTAATGAACTGAACTGTTTGTTGGGATGTTAGCCTAGTTGGTTGTGGTTGTTATGGACATGATGTATGAGTTTAGaagtagaaaattttttaggaaatgaagagaaaatTCTGCTCTGCTAAATCGAACCAACAAGCCTATTTTTCTTCCAACTTTACTCGAATTTTTGAGCTGGTTTTGTGAAGTAATTGAGCTACTTAAATCATGTATATGTTAACCTATATGTGTAGTGTAGTTTTGGCTGAATTATAGCTTTTGGGtagttgaaaaattttggacaaattgaaggGAAAGAGGACTGCTGCTGTCCAATGAACCTCCAGCTTTGCATAGGAAATGTTGAACTGTTTTCACGTTAACTTGAACCCAATCGATTTGTGTTTAGTTCAGGGGTTTGTATAGCTCAATTTGGGACAAAAATCTAGTAGAGTTTACGTCCAAAAAGTGGACCAAAATTTTGTTCTTCATGATTCTACTAAAACAGATTTTTCCGTTTGAAATTGGAATTTGACAAACTTAAGGAGTTTCTATTTTATAGAAATTCTAAAGGCtagttttacttggtttttATGATTTCCTCTTAAAAGAAACTTCCTCAGatattttttttggggaaaagtAGAGGGGAAATTTCTCTAAGTGGTTTAAATGTGATTTTCTCAACTTGTGACACCAAATTTATTGTTAATTATTTGGGTGGTTCTAAAAATTTGTTGGTGGAATATTTGAAGAATTTAACAAGTTTTTGGTTTTATAGAAACCTCAAAAGTTAATTCCACTTGATATTCGTGACTTTCACTTTGAGAAAACGATTAAAGCTAGTTTGGAATCCTTGAGTGGAATTAAATGCTAGTTAACTCGAGTTAAACTCGCCAACTCAAAAGTAGAaatttatgtgaattatttgtatgtttttttAGGAGTTGGTGAAGGGCACAATCTTGgtcaaagtttggaattctaAACACTTCACTTAAGGTGAGTGTCTCTCGCATGAATTGTGTTTAACTGCTAGATGAACTACTTATTATAAGTACTTGCCTGAGATACCATGAAATATGACCTGTTATGTGGTCATGTGAAATACCATAAGTACAAGGTTTGCAATGTCGATTGGAGCGCGGTCTCGTcgactaaataaaccaaacgGAAGCATGTACAACGCTCTAAtggagtgggaggtacctctcggtCGTTTTGGTAAAAGTACTTGCAATATTCATGTTGGAGTCGGGCCCGAAAATAAGGGAGAGGTCGTTGCTAGGAGACAAGTAGAGTAGGAAATATTCTACATGGAGGttaggtagtgaaagttgacggagtgtcaactactaaaAATTTCCTGATCAAGCGTGTGGacgttggctcctgagagccccgtatccttttcttgtCATGTTAATTCGCTTTCTTAAATTATTAATTGCTTACTTGACAACTTATACTTGTTAAATTGGCCCTATGTGAATTGCATGTTTCGAGGCACCACTGAGCTATTGGCTCATCCCttccaatttgttttccttgacaggttctgaaATGCAAGAAACCTTGGAGATCTAGAATAGAAATGTTATCTTTGGAATGCCcacttttgtaattgtactttgGGAAAACTTTAGTATCTTTTGGATGACTTTTGTGTCTTTGGGAAAATGTGAATCTTGTGGTGCTTTTATGCCCTGGATTAGGAACTTTACattgtaaattaagttgaaGTTAAGTATTTTAAATTCGACGT
Protein-coding sequences here:
- the LOC113696801 gene encoding uncharacterized protein — its product is MKGGVVSKKGKKLKPRYIGPFEILKRIGKVAYQLDLPPSMSKIHNVFHVSILKEYHPDPSHVIQLDKVDVDESLTYEERPAKILDREIKELRNKQIALVKVLWKNHDVEEATWEVEKDMKDQYPELFV
- the LOC113696802 gene encoding uncharacterized protein, whose amino-acid sequence is MLMDEVMDEVSEVVSSAEEDPKEDPEEDPDKGNPSDGMDHRGRGRDRSRGRGRGRRVEPLRDQGSDRASEVNQNRGPEGGGGDQMVTAINRITEVLEHLADRQGPGLAQQQPGGQVDTEDRALERFLKFGLPKFQGEPEPEIVEGWWERISDIFATLDYTEGRKVTFASFQFEGVARSWWNLIKAKWDRDRTPSTWANFTCEFNAKFLLPLVQEKREDDFIKCKQGAMSVAEYETNFTKLARYTPDLVATEQRRIKRFVQVLNVEIQEGLATPQISTYSDAVEKAQRFETVRAQSKSFFARKRNAPSSRRDPVSASASPLKMGRGTGVVNIPSALRGALARVARTRGSGARGSGMRGGQSGRGPPRSAPRVEQVSTPQITCGYCGKANHTANEYGRKEGKCLRCGSAEHQIANCPKIFENGESQGGATSSRQTASGGSRPKVPARVYALDSQPVPDPSEVVEGTFPIFHRLAKVLIDPGATHSFVNPTFMCGIDVKTVRLPYDLEVRTPTSNKSILTSLVYQECEFWIGERKMLVDLVSLDLKGYDVIIGIDFLSYHHAKLDCRVKVVDFCIPGEATLKLDVKGRLVSSALISGIRTRKMLYKGAQNFLAFLINGPSDQVKLDDVPIVRDFPDVFPEELTSLPPEREIEFKIDLVPGVVPISKTPYRMAPAELKELKIQLQDLLERGFIKKSDSPWGGPVLFRIFKKYLDQFVVVFIDDILVYSKTREDHAKHLEIVLQVLREHKLYAKFSKCEFWLEEISFLGHRISKNGIAMDPTKVEAVTLWKQPENPTEIRSFLGLAGYYRRFIKDFSKIAGPMTELTKKNHKFIWSPKCETSFQELKRRLTTVPVLALPEGVDGYVVYSDASKEGLGCVLMQKEKVVAYASRKLKPHEMNYPTHDLKLAAVIFALKK